One Chaetodon trifascialis isolate fChaTrf1 chromosome 21, fChaTrf1.hap1, whole genome shotgun sequence genomic window carries:
- the LOC139350077 gene encoding glutamate receptor ionotropic, NMDA 2C-like isoform X1 — protein sequence MAVPRGHPPPSPWPPLFLLLLFLLLLISSPLPLQARPLLLHPSINVAVVFSGSSYQTEVRGRLSGENFVDLPVVVSPVTVLVNDTNPRDLLTHLCDTMATERLHGVVFEDDVGSGAGAQVAEVAQILDFLSTQTALPIVGISGGSAVVIPYKAEGSSFLQMGASLEQQIVCMFKLMEEYDWGEFAVITSLLPGYDTFVHIVQSYTDTSYFLWNLQDILSLEMSVGSNDAKTKRMLQQVDSRVLLVYCSYEEAQYLFLNAAEVGLLGPGYIWILPSLAVGNPDSTPPHSFPVGVIGVITDQWRKSLRQRVREGVAIVAKGAESFKKQYGFIPEGHGDCNKPAKHSDNNTLFRHMLNVTWERKDLSFNNQGFLSNPSMVIVALDRERLWDKVGTYARGILQVRYPVWPRYGSYLEQVSDDRHLTVATLEEHPFVMVENVDPGTGTCVRNTVPCRRQSNRTESIIGHSESYTKLCCKGFCIDILKKLSRTIKFSYDLYLVTNGKHGKLVRGTWNGMIGEVVYRRADMAIGSLTINEERSEIIDFSVPFVETGISVMVARSNGTVSPSAFLEPYSPAVWVMMFVMCLTVVAVTVFVFEYFSPVGYNRSLVSAKSPGGPTFTIGKSVWLLWGIVFNNSVPIENPKGTTSKIMVLVWAFFAVIFLASYTANLAAFMIQEQYIDTVSGLSDKKFQKPHEHYPPFRFGTVPNGSTERNIRSNYLDMHTHMIKYNQKGVEEALESLKTGKLDAFIYDAAVLNYMAGKDEGCKLVTIGSGKVFATTGYGIALQKDSRWKRPIDLALLQFLGDGDTQRLETVWLSGICQNEKNEVMSSKLDIDNMAGVFYMLLVAMGLSLLVFAWEHLLYWKLRHSLHKSHKLDFLLAISRGIYSCFNGVEDPGRSSGLAKPDLTSNYAQANMLKMLRTAKDLVSTANVETSLDNATKTIEQLSRHGGSLPIRVPQVEAVPGGFAYVTENHCSLPQRSLTPPLTAVTSLKQQRSVTRPTPLRYTLPTHSSSCLYDRPLPVSSLSTPHLAVGEPLPHQHPHHYQTTGRLYVDTHPHSPFIPYTDLQLPDIYASHPVSSPQNQHVQAGFSRRKRRSKSFQCDDGDVERRKNRDLDKSDKSPVCLSELKANHLQENHISAPSVESIYSGEVTCPRVENYSSWPPEDLMLRGRRRQRRPSFLKATWGSEQMRQLDESQSSLSSQSPSTLPDLFPCILTPTTTTKAYNPAHLRNNLCLPRNQAYLHIREDQRRPNGRKGQRLRYSNSTHLPTYGEAVRHGTGLGRGMVRRATSLLSRQYAHYLNSYPGLPLYHGPLDLQHHSQTSSSHPSPSPVCQLLACGGGRCGSQRALLYQDSVYGAYGVYQGSQTGSEAQVGQGAGGQPMGSPCVLRPWRRVSSLESEV from the exons ATGGCCGTTCCCAGGGGacaccctcctccctccccctggcctcccctcttcctcctcctcctcttcctcctcctcctcatctcctccccGCTCCCCCTGCAGGCCCGgccgctcctcctccacccgTCCATCAACGTGGCGGTGGTGTTCAGCGGCTCCAGCTACCAgactgaggtcagaggtcgtcTCAGCGGGGAAAACTTTGTCGACCTGCCAGTGGTGGTCAGCCCGGTGACCGTGCTGGTCAACGACACCAACCCCCGCGACCTTCTGACACACCTCTGCGATACCATGGCAACAGAGAGACTGCACGGCGTGGTGTTTGAGGATGATGTGGGCTCAGGTGCCGGGGCTCAG GTGGCAGAAGTGGCACAGATCCTGGACTTCCTCTCCACTCAGACGGCTCTGCCGATCGTGGGCATCAGTGGCGGCTCTGCAGTCGTCATACCATACAAG GCTGAGGGATCCTCCTTCCTGCAGATGGGAGCGTCTCTGGAGCAGCAGATAGTCTGCATGTTCAAG CTCATGGAAGAGTATGACTGGGGCGAGTTTGCCGTGATCACCAGCTTGCTGCCAGGCTACGACACCTTTGTGCATATAGTTCAGTCCTACACAGATACCTCCTATTTCCTGTGGAATCTACAGGATATCTTGTCTCTGGAAATGTCTGTTGGGTCTAATGACGCGAAGACCAAACGCATGCTGCAGCAG gtggaCTCTCGGGTCCTGCTGGTGTATTGCTCCTACGAAGAGGCGCAGTACTTGTTTCTTAATGCAGCCGAGGTGGGTCTGCTGGGGCCGGGCTACATCTGGATCCTACCCAGCCTGGCCGTGGGCAACCCCGACAGCACCCCGCCTCACAGCTTCCCTGTCGGTGTTATTGGAGTGATTACGGACCAGTGGAGGAAGAGCTTGCGGCAGAGGGTGAGGGAAGGTGTCGCCATTGTCGCCAAAGGTGCTGAGAGCTTCAAGAAGCAGTACGGTTTTATTCCTGAAGGACACGGTGACTGCAACAAACCGGCTAAACACTCAGACAACAACACTCTGTTCAG GCACATGCTGAATGTGACATGGGAAAGGAAAGATCTGTCATTCAACAACCAAGGCTTCCTCTCCAACCCTTCCATGGTCATTGTCGCTCTGGACCGAGAGAGACTCTGGGACAAG GTGGGCACGTATGCTCGAGGGATCCTTCAGGTTCGCTATCCAGTCTGGCCTCGATATGGCAGCTACCTGGAGCAAGTGTCTGACGACCGTCACCTGACCGTGGCCACGTTGGAGGAGCATCCCTTCGTCATGGTCGAGAACGTGGACCCAGGCACGGGGACGTGCGTCCGCAACACGGTGCCCTGCAGGCGCCAGTCCAATCGCACAGAGAG catTATCGGCCACTCGGAGTCCTACACCAAGCTGTGCTGCAAAGGCTTCTGCATAGACATTCTGAAGAAGCTGTCCCGCACCATCAAGTTCTCCTATGACCTCTACCTGGTCACCAACGGAAAGCACGGCAAGCTGGTTCGTGGGACTTGGAACGGCATGATTGGGGAG gtTGTGTACAGGCGAGCTGACATGGCCATCGGCTCTCTGACTATCAATGAGGAGCGTTCGGAAATCATCGACTTCTCCGTGCCGTTTGTGGAGACAGGCATCAGCGTCATGGTCGCCCGCAGCAACGGGACAGTTTCCCCGTCCGCCTTTCTTg agcccTACAGCCCGGCCGTTTGGGTCATGATGTTTGTGATGTGCCTGACCGTGGTGGCAGTgacagtttttgtgtttgaatACTTCAGCCCAGTCGGCTACAACCGCAGTCTGGTCAGCGCCAAAT cTCCTGGTGGTCCGACGTTCACCATCGGGAAGtcagtgtggctgctgtggGGCATCGTCTTCAACAACTCCGTCCCCATTGAAAACCCCAAAGGGACAACCAGTAAGATCATGGTCCTGGTCTGGGCCTTCTTTGCGGTCATCTTCCTGGCCTCTTACACTGCCAACCTGGCTGCCTTCATGATCCAGGAACAGTATATAGACACAGTGTCTGGGCTGTCTGACAAGAAG TTCCAGAAACCACACGAGCACTACCCTCCTTTCCGCTTCGGGACGGTCCCGAACGGGAGCACGGAGAGGAACATCCGCAGCAACTACCtcgacatgcacacacacatgataaAATACAACCAGAAGGGGGTGGAAGAAGCTCTGGAAAGCCTCAAAACCGG GAAGCTGGACGCCTTCATCTACGACGCTGCTGTTTTGAACTACATGGCCGGGAAGGACGAGGGCTGCAAGCTGGTGACCATCGGCAGCGGGAAAGTGTTTGCCACCACAGGATACGGCATTGCTCTGCAGAAGGACTCCCGCTGGAAACGGCCCATTGACCTAGCGCTGCTGCAGTTCCTCGGAGACG GAGACACCCAGCGCTTAGAGACGGTGTGGTTGTCGGGCATCTGCCAGAACGAGAAGAACGAAGTGATGAGCAGCAAGCTGGACATTGACAACATGGCGGGCGTCTTCTACATGCTGCTAGTGGCCATGGgcctcagcctgctggtgttTGCCTGGGAGCACCTGCTTTACTGGAAACTGCGACACTCCCTCCACAAGTCGCACAAACTTGACTTCCTGTTGGCCATCAGCAGG GGTATCTACAGCTGTTTCAATGGCGTCGAGGATCCTGGCCGTTCATCTGGTTTGGCAAAACCTGATCTGACCTCCAATTATGCTCAAGCAAACATGCTAAAGATGCTTCGCACTGCCAAGGACCTGGTCTCCACTGCCAACGTTGAGACTTCTCTGGACAACGCCACCAAGACCATAGAGCAGTTGAGTCGTCACGGCGGCAGCTTGCCTATTCGTGTTCCACAAGTGGAGGCTGTGCCCGGAGGATTTGCTTACGTTACGGAGAATCACTGCTCTCTCCCCCAGCGCTCGCTAACCCCACCTCTGACTGCTGTTACCTctctgaaacagcagaggagtgtGACCAGGCCCACGCCACTGCGCTACACGCTTCCGACTCACTCCTCCTCATGCCTGTATGACCGGCCGCTCCCTGTGTCCAGCCTCAGCACCCCTCACCTGGCCGTGGGTGAGCCGCTCCCTCATCAGCACCCGCACCACTACCAGACCACTGGGAGACTCTACGTGGACACCCATCCTCATTCGCCTTTCATCCCCTACACCGATCTCCAACTACCTGACATCTACGCCTCTCACCCCGTCTCCTCACCTCAAAACCAGCACGTCCAAGCAGGCTTTTCCCGACGGAAACGGAGGTCCAAGAGTTTCCAGTGTGACGATGGGGACGTcgagaggagaaaaaacaggGACCTGGACAAGAGTGACAAAAGTCCCGTCTGTCTGAGTGAGCTCAAAGCCAACCACCTCCAAGAGAACCACATCTCCGCCCCCAGCGTTGAGAGCATCTACTCAGGGGAGGTGACGTGTCCTCGTGTAGAGAACTACAGCTCCTGGCCCCCGGAGGACCTCATGCTGAGAGGGAGACGCAGGCAGCGCCGTCCCTCTTTCCTTAAAGCTACATGGGGCAGTGAGCAGATGCGCCAGCTCGATGAATCTCAGTCGTCCCTGTCCAGCCAATCACCGTCCACCCTGCCAGACCTGTTCCCATGCATTCTTACACCAACCACAACTACAAAGGCCTACAACCCCGCCCACCTTCGAAACAACCTGTGCCTCCCACGGAACCAGGCCTACCTCCACATAAGGGAGGACCAGAGGAGGCCCAATGGGCGTAAGGGCCAGAGGCTGCGCTACTCCAACTCCACCCACCTCCCCACATATGGAGAAGCAGTACGACATGGGACCGGGTTAGGGCGGGGGATGGTACGGAGAGCCACCAGCTTGCTCAGTAGACAGTATGCCCACTACCTGAACTCGTACCCTGGACTACCCCTCTACCACGGCCCGCTAGACCTGCAGCACCACAGCCAGACCTCCAGCAGCCACCCGAGCCCCAGCCCTGTGTGCCAGCTGCTGGCTTGTGGTGGAGGGAGATGTGGAAGCCAGCGGGCTCTGCTGTACCAGGACAGCGTGTACGGGGCCTATGGGGTCTATCAGGGATCCCAGACTGGATCAGAGGCCCAAGTAGGTCAGGGAGCAGGGGGGCAGCCAATGGGAAGCCCCTGCGTACTTCGTCCCTGGCGGCGGGTTTCTAGTCTGGAGTCTGAGGTCTGA
- the LOC139350077 gene encoding glutamate receptor ionotropic, NMDA 2C-like isoform X2: MAVPRGHPPPSPWPPLFLLLLFLLLLISSPLPLQARPLLLHPSINVAVVFSGSSYQTEVRGRLSGENFVDLPVVVSPVTVLVNDTNPRDLLTHLCDTMATERLHGVVFEDDVGSGAGAQVAEVAQILDFLSTQTALPIVGISGGSAVVIPYKAEGSSFLQMGASLEQQIVCMFKLMEEYDWGEFAVITSLLPGYDTFVHIVQSYTDTSYFLWNLQDILSLEMSVGSNDAKTKRMLQQVDSRVLLVYCSYEEAQYLFLNAAEVGLLGPGYIWILPSLAVGNPDSTPPHSFPVGVIGVITDQWRKSLRQRVREGVAIVAKGAESFKKQYGFIPEGHGDCNKPAKHSDNNTLFRHMLNVTWERKDLSFNNQGFLSNPSMVIVALDRERLWDKVGTYARGILQVRYPVWPRYGSYLEQVSDDRHLTVATLEEHPFVMVENVDPGTGTCVRNTVPCRRQSNRTESIIGHSESYTKLCCKGFCIDILKKLSRTIKFSYDLYLVTNGKHGKLVVYRRADMAIGSLTINEERSEIIDFSVPFVETGISVMVARSNGTVSPSAFLEPYSPAVWVMMFVMCLTVVAVTVFVFEYFSPVGYNRSLVSAKSPGGPTFTIGKSVWLLWGIVFNNSVPIENPKGTTSKIMVLVWAFFAVIFLASYTANLAAFMIQEQYIDTVSGLSDKKFQKPHEHYPPFRFGTVPNGSTERNIRSNYLDMHTHMIKYNQKGVEEALESLKTGKLDAFIYDAAVLNYMAGKDEGCKLVTIGSGKVFATTGYGIALQKDSRWKRPIDLALLQFLGDGDTQRLETVWLSGICQNEKNEVMSSKLDIDNMAGVFYMLLVAMGLSLLVFAWEHLLYWKLRHSLHKSHKLDFLLAISRGIYSCFNGVEDPGRSSGLAKPDLTSNYAQANMLKMLRTAKDLVSTANVETSLDNATKTIEQLSRHGGSLPIRVPQVEAVPGGFAYVTENHCSLPQRSLTPPLTAVTSLKQQRSVTRPTPLRYTLPTHSSSCLYDRPLPVSSLSTPHLAVGEPLPHQHPHHYQTTGRLYVDTHPHSPFIPYTDLQLPDIYASHPVSSPQNQHVQAGFSRRKRRSKSFQCDDGDVERRKNRDLDKSDKSPVCLSELKANHLQENHISAPSVESIYSGEVTCPRVENYSSWPPEDLMLRGRRRQRRPSFLKATWGSEQMRQLDESQSSLSSQSPSTLPDLFPCILTPTTTTKAYNPAHLRNNLCLPRNQAYLHIREDQRRPNGRKGQRLRYSNSTHLPTYGEAVRHGTGLGRGMVRRATSLLSRQYAHYLNSYPGLPLYHGPLDLQHHSQTSSSHPSPSPVCQLLACGGGRCGSQRALLYQDSVYGAYGVYQGSQTGSEAQVGQGAGGQPMGSPCVLRPWRRVSSLESEV, from the exons ATGGCCGTTCCCAGGGGacaccctcctccctccccctggcctcccctcttcctcctcctcctcttcctcctcctcctcatctcctccccGCTCCCCCTGCAGGCCCGgccgctcctcctccacccgTCCATCAACGTGGCGGTGGTGTTCAGCGGCTCCAGCTACCAgactgaggtcagaggtcgtcTCAGCGGGGAAAACTTTGTCGACCTGCCAGTGGTGGTCAGCCCGGTGACCGTGCTGGTCAACGACACCAACCCCCGCGACCTTCTGACACACCTCTGCGATACCATGGCAACAGAGAGACTGCACGGCGTGGTGTTTGAGGATGATGTGGGCTCAGGTGCCGGGGCTCAG GTGGCAGAAGTGGCACAGATCCTGGACTTCCTCTCCACTCAGACGGCTCTGCCGATCGTGGGCATCAGTGGCGGCTCTGCAGTCGTCATACCATACAAG GCTGAGGGATCCTCCTTCCTGCAGATGGGAGCGTCTCTGGAGCAGCAGATAGTCTGCATGTTCAAG CTCATGGAAGAGTATGACTGGGGCGAGTTTGCCGTGATCACCAGCTTGCTGCCAGGCTACGACACCTTTGTGCATATAGTTCAGTCCTACACAGATACCTCCTATTTCCTGTGGAATCTACAGGATATCTTGTCTCTGGAAATGTCTGTTGGGTCTAATGACGCGAAGACCAAACGCATGCTGCAGCAG gtggaCTCTCGGGTCCTGCTGGTGTATTGCTCCTACGAAGAGGCGCAGTACTTGTTTCTTAATGCAGCCGAGGTGGGTCTGCTGGGGCCGGGCTACATCTGGATCCTACCCAGCCTGGCCGTGGGCAACCCCGACAGCACCCCGCCTCACAGCTTCCCTGTCGGTGTTATTGGAGTGATTACGGACCAGTGGAGGAAGAGCTTGCGGCAGAGGGTGAGGGAAGGTGTCGCCATTGTCGCCAAAGGTGCTGAGAGCTTCAAGAAGCAGTACGGTTTTATTCCTGAAGGACACGGTGACTGCAACAAACCGGCTAAACACTCAGACAACAACACTCTGTTCAG GCACATGCTGAATGTGACATGGGAAAGGAAAGATCTGTCATTCAACAACCAAGGCTTCCTCTCCAACCCTTCCATGGTCATTGTCGCTCTGGACCGAGAGAGACTCTGGGACAAG GTGGGCACGTATGCTCGAGGGATCCTTCAGGTTCGCTATCCAGTCTGGCCTCGATATGGCAGCTACCTGGAGCAAGTGTCTGACGACCGTCACCTGACCGTGGCCACGTTGGAGGAGCATCCCTTCGTCATGGTCGAGAACGTGGACCCAGGCACGGGGACGTGCGTCCGCAACACGGTGCCCTGCAGGCGCCAGTCCAATCGCACAGAGAG catTATCGGCCACTCGGAGTCCTACACCAAGCTGTGCTGCAAAGGCTTCTGCATAGACATTCTGAAGAAGCTGTCCCGCACCATCAAGTTCTCCTATGACCTCTACCTGGTCACCAACGGAAAGCACGGCAAGCTG gtTGTGTACAGGCGAGCTGACATGGCCATCGGCTCTCTGACTATCAATGAGGAGCGTTCGGAAATCATCGACTTCTCCGTGCCGTTTGTGGAGACAGGCATCAGCGTCATGGTCGCCCGCAGCAACGGGACAGTTTCCCCGTCCGCCTTTCTTg agcccTACAGCCCGGCCGTTTGGGTCATGATGTTTGTGATGTGCCTGACCGTGGTGGCAGTgacagtttttgtgtttgaatACTTCAGCCCAGTCGGCTACAACCGCAGTCTGGTCAGCGCCAAAT cTCCTGGTGGTCCGACGTTCACCATCGGGAAGtcagtgtggctgctgtggGGCATCGTCTTCAACAACTCCGTCCCCATTGAAAACCCCAAAGGGACAACCAGTAAGATCATGGTCCTGGTCTGGGCCTTCTTTGCGGTCATCTTCCTGGCCTCTTACACTGCCAACCTGGCTGCCTTCATGATCCAGGAACAGTATATAGACACAGTGTCTGGGCTGTCTGACAAGAAG TTCCAGAAACCACACGAGCACTACCCTCCTTTCCGCTTCGGGACGGTCCCGAACGGGAGCACGGAGAGGAACATCCGCAGCAACTACCtcgacatgcacacacacatgataaAATACAACCAGAAGGGGGTGGAAGAAGCTCTGGAAAGCCTCAAAACCGG GAAGCTGGACGCCTTCATCTACGACGCTGCTGTTTTGAACTACATGGCCGGGAAGGACGAGGGCTGCAAGCTGGTGACCATCGGCAGCGGGAAAGTGTTTGCCACCACAGGATACGGCATTGCTCTGCAGAAGGACTCCCGCTGGAAACGGCCCATTGACCTAGCGCTGCTGCAGTTCCTCGGAGACG GAGACACCCAGCGCTTAGAGACGGTGTGGTTGTCGGGCATCTGCCAGAACGAGAAGAACGAAGTGATGAGCAGCAAGCTGGACATTGACAACATGGCGGGCGTCTTCTACATGCTGCTAGTGGCCATGGgcctcagcctgctggtgttTGCCTGGGAGCACCTGCTTTACTGGAAACTGCGACACTCCCTCCACAAGTCGCACAAACTTGACTTCCTGTTGGCCATCAGCAGG GGTATCTACAGCTGTTTCAATGGCGTCGAGGATCCTGGCCGTTCATCTGGTTTGGCAAAACCTGATCTGACCTCCAATTATGCTCAAGCAAACATGCTAAAGATGCTTCGCACTGCCAAGGACCTGGTCTCCACTGCCAACGTTGAGACTTCTCTGGACAACGCCACCAAGACCATAGAGCAGTTGAGTCGTCACGGCGGCAGCTTGCCTATTCGTGTTCCACAAGTGGAGGCTGTGCCCGGAGGATTTGCTTACGTTACGGAGAATCACTGCTCTCTCCCCCAGCGCTCGCTAACCCCACCTCTGACTGCTGTTACCTctctgaaacagcagaggagtgtGACCAGGCCCACGCCACTGCGCTACACGCTTCCGACTCACTCCTCCTCATGCCTGTATGACCGGCCGCTCCCTGTGTCCAGCCTCAGCACCCCTCACCTGGCCGTGGGTGAGCCGCTCCCTCATCAGCACCCGCACCACTACCAGACCACTGGGAGACTCTACGTGGACACCCATCCTCATTCGCCTTTCATCCCCTACACCGATCTCCAACTACCTGACATCTACGCCTCTCACCCCGTCTCCTCACCTCAAAACCAGCACGTCCAAGCAGGCTTTTCCCGACGGAAACGGAGGTCCAAGAGTTTCCAGTGTGACGATGGGGACGTcgagaggagaaaaaacaggGACCTGGACAAGAGTGACAAAAGTCCCGTCTGTCTGAGTGAGCTCAAAGCCAACCACCTCCAAGAGAACCACATCTCCGCCCCCAGCGTTGAGAGCATCTACTCAGGGGAGGTGACGTGTCCTCGTGTAGAGAACTACAGCTCCTGGCCCCCGGAGGACCTCATGCTGAGAGGGAGACGCAGGCAGCGCCGTCCCTCTTTCCTTAAAGCTACATGGGGCAGTGAGCAGATGCGCCAGCTCGATGAATCTCAGTCGTCCCTGTCCAGCCAATCACCGTCCACCCTGCCAGACCTGTTCCCATGCATTCTTACACCAACCACAACTACAAAGGCCTACAACCCCGCCCACCTTCGAAACAACCTGTGCCTCCCACGGAACCAGGCCTACCTCCACATAAGGGAGGACCAGAGGAGGCCCAATGGGCGTAAGGGCCAGAGGCTGCGCTACTCCAACTCCACCCACCTCCCCACATATGGAGAAGCAGTACGACATGGGACCGGGTTAGGGCGGGGGATGGTACGGAGAGCCACCAGCTTGCTCAGTAGACAGTATGCCCACTACCTGAACTCGTACCCTGGACTACCCCTCTACCACGGCCCGCTAGACCTGCAGCACCACAGCCAGACCTCCAGCAGCCACCCGAGCCCCAGCCCTGTGTGCCAGCTGCTGGCTTGTGGTGGAGGGAGATGTGGAAGCCAGCGGGCTCTGCTGTACCAGGACAGCGTGTACGGGGCCTATGGGGTCTATCAGGGATCCCAGACTGGATCAGAGGCCCAAGTAGGTCAGGGAGCAGGGGGGCAGCCAATGGGAAGCCCCTGCGTACTTCGTCCCTGGCGGCGGGTTTCTAGTCTGGAGTCTGAGGTCTGA